One genomic window of Polyangiaceae bacterium includes the following:
- a CDS encoding DUF4340 domain-containing protein, with amino-acid sequence MSARALAPHLVLVAVAGAAAFSVWTKEDAPLAAKKAQVQVWAGRPGDIKSILFESEDRKVELAAHKDSVGAYYEGSVEKTTRVPPPPPPRVDGGADASPPPPPKTPEPKRETVRFVGVEQAGKLAESVAPLMALRALGNVDKSRDEEFGFDKPAGTLRVQLGSTTHVLLIGGTTPGGGDRYARLESGEAYAIEGSIAQNLMFAESRLVERDLFGFEADELERVLVKGQDRTRELVRVADKKDGWADAASPTTLDETAGNWMSKLLKLRIMSYDAPDAPSTDAIVSVEFFAKGKRSLGTLQLFKAPTLEKKSRFVAQTQHTRWKAEVLTSAAEQVEQDLASVIK; translated from the coding sequence ATGAGTGCACGAGCATTGGCACCGCACCTGGTGCTGGTTGCGGTGGCGGGGGCGGCCGCGTTTTCCGTCTGGACCAAGGAAGATGCGCCCCTGGCCGCGAAGAAGGCGCAGGTGCAGGTGTGGGCGGGACGCCCTGGGGACATCAAGAGCATTCTTTTCGAGTCCGAGGACCGAAAGGTGGAGCTGGCGGCGCACAAGGACTCGGTCGGTGCCTACTACGAAGGAAGCGTGGAGAAGACGACTCGAGTTCCGCCGCCGCCCCCGCCGCGGGTCGACGGCGGGGCCGACGCATCGCCACCACCACCGCCCAAAACTCCCGAGCCCAAGCGCGAGACCGTTCGCTTCGTCGGCGTAGAGCAAGCCGGCAAGTTGGCCGAGAGCGTCGCGCCACTGATGGCGTTGCGAGCGTTGGGCAACGTCGACAAGTCGCGAGACGAGGAATTCGGCTTCGACAAGCCGGCCGGAACGCTGCGCGTTCAGCTGGGCAGCACGACCCACGTGCTGCTCATTGGCGGCACGACACCCGGTGGCGGAGATCGCTATGCTCGACTCGAGAGCGGAGAGGCCTACGCCATCGAGGGATCGATCGCCCAGAACTTGATGTTCGCCGAGTCGCGGCTGGTCGAGCGAGACCTCTTTGGATTCGAGGCCGACGAGCTCGAACGGGTGTTGGTAAAGGGGCAGGACCGTACGCGCGAGCTGGTGCGTGTGGCCGACAAGAAGGACGGCTGGGCCGACGCCGCCTCACCGACGACCTTGGACGAGACCGCGGGCAATTGGATGAGCAAGCTGCTCAAGCTGCGCATCATGAGCTACGACGCTCCAGACGCTCCCTCCACGGACGCCATCGTCAGCGTGGAGTTCTTCGCCAAGGGCAAGCGCTCCCTGGGCACCTTGCAGTTGTTCAAGGCTCCCACGCTGGAGAAAAAGAGCCGCTTCGTGGCGCAGACGCAGCACACGCGTTGGAAAGCGGAGGTGCTCACCAGCGCCGCCGAGCAAGTGGAGCAGGACCTGGCGTCCGTCATCAAGTAG
- a CDS encoding diguanylate cyclase — protein sequence MRCFFLGCDAEMQALQSGLQSAGLEVQRVASAAELSRELQGSGATLVVVGPTNVRPPAQTAVDDSIVVWVALHTGVLAEARSLLDQGYFDVWSVADPALSLRIEQTVMAARRQQHLAARVRALRASRSRYRALVQNALDIIAVLDHSGIIRYASPALERVLGYEPHEVRGRRLEELVHADDLQTARSALEESAVEGVSVRVEFRVRHKGGEWRYLEAVADNLIGYPSITGIVVNARDVTDRRDLEEILMQQAFFDGLTGLPNRALFMDRVEHALAQREREPGAPALLFIDLDGFKFINDSYGHDVGDAALVAVARRVDSLCRAGDTAARLGGDEFTLLLESVQSPEVALEVADRVIQSLRRGVHVGDMDLTITVSVGVACYEHGVDARELIRRADTAMYRAKELGKDQYLLWVPRHDTERPPRSRTPFA from the coding sequence ATGCGCTGCTTCTTTCTCGGCTGCGATGCCGAGATGCAGGCCCTGCAGTCGGGGCTGCAGAGCGCAGGGTTGGAAGTACAGAGGGTCGCTTCGGCCGCTGAGCTATCCCGGGAACTCCAAGGTTCCGGCGCGACCTTGGTGGTGGTGGGACCGACGAACGTGCGTCCCCCGGCGCAAACCGCCGTCGACGACTCCATCGTCGTTTGGGTGGCCTTGCACACGGGCGTGCTGGCGGAAGCGAGATCGCTACTGGATCAGGGCTACTTCGACGTCTGGAGCGTAGCGGACCCCGCACTGTCGCTTCGCATCGAGCAGACGGTGATGGCGGCGCGGCGTCAGCAGCACTTGGCAGCGCGCGTGCGTGCGCTGCGAGCGAGTCGAAGCCGATATCGAGCCCTGGTACAGAACGCTCTCGACATCATCGCGGTCCTGGATCACTCCGGGATCATTCGCTACGCCAGCCCGGCCCTCGAGCGCGTGCTCGGCTACGAACCCCACGAAGTGCGGGGCAGACGGCTGGAAGAGCTGGTGCACGCGGACGACCTGCAAACCGCCCGGTCGGCGCTGGAAGAGAGCGCCGTGGAGGGCGTCAGTGTGCGCGTCGAGTTCCGGGTTCGACACAAGGGCGGGGAGTGGCGCTACCTCGAAGCCGTGGCGGACAATCTGATTGGGTATCCGAGTATCACGGGGATCGTCGTCAACGCCCGGGACGTGACGGATCGGCGCGATCTGGAGGAGATCCTGATGCAACAGGCGTTTTTCGATGGCCTGACGGGACTGCCCAATCGCGCTTTGTTCATGGATCGGGTCGAGCACGCCTTGGCGCAGCGAGAGCGCGAGCCGGGAGCGCCCGCGCTGTTGTTCATCGATTTGGATGGCTTCAAGTTCATCAACGACAGCTATGGGCACGACGTCGGCGATGCCGCGCTCGTCGCGGTAGCGCGCCGGGTCGACTCCCTCTGTCGTGCTGGGGACACGGCCGCCCGTCTGGGCGGCGACGAGTTCACGCTTCTGCTCGAGAGCGTGCAGTCGCCCGAGGTAGCACTGGAAGTGGCGGATCGCGTGATTCAATCGCTTCGACGCGGCGTGCACGTTGGTGACATGGATCTGACGATCACCGTCAGCGTCGGCGTGGCGTGCTACGAGCACGGCGTGGATGCTCGGGAACTGATCCGGCGGGCAGACACGGCAATGTACCGCGCGAAGGAGCTTGGCAAGGACCAGTATCTGCTGTGGGTGCCCCGTCACGACACGGAGCGCCCGCCCCGCAGTCGCACGCCTTTTGCCTGA